A single genomic interval of Shewanella psychropiezotolerans harbors:
- a CDS encoding NAD(P)/FAD-dependent oxidoreductase yields MQAPHSNPGIRASYDVAIIGAGPSGSIAASLLHQQGKRVIVIEKQDFPRFSIGESLLPACMSVIEEANMLEAVNDAGFQFKNGAAFSSKGKYTHFDFTDKFSSGPGTTFQVERASFDKLLADTAESQGVEIRFGESVQAIDLTQDPILTIRDREGEDYCIQAKYLLDASGFGRVLPRLLDLEKPSCLPSRTAVFTHIQDNIDPSAQENVHFDRQKILISVHPENKDIWYWLIPLSDSRCSLGVVAEPHLLGDAEADLQTVLMEMIKQEPNLHRLLANAEVVRECSLLKGYSANVTTLATDKFALLGNAGEFLDPVFSSGVTIAMQSASMAAKCVVRQLNGEELDWDNEYAKPLMRGVDTFRTYVEAWYDGRFQEIIFFDAPDNKIKQMICSILAGYAWDETNPFVSDSARRLNMIVELCR; encoded by the coding sequence GTTGCAATTATCGGTGCCGGTCCATCGGGTAGCATTGCCGCCAGCCTGCTCCACCAGCAAGGAAAGCGAGTCATAGTCATAGAGAAGCAAGATTTCCCCCGCTTCTCTATCGGTGAGAGTCTATTACCAGCCTGCATGAGTGTCATCGAAGAAGCCAACATGCTCGAGGCTGTTAACGATGCAGGTTTTCAGTTTAAGAATGGTGCCGCCTTCAGCTCTAAAGGCAAATATACCCACTTCGATTTCACCGATAAATTTTCCAGTGGCCCCGGCACTACGTTTCAGGTAGAGCGCGCAAGTTTCGATAAACTACTGGCAGATACGGCCGAGTCCCAAGGGGTAGAGATACGTTTCGGTGAATCGGTTCAAGCCATAGATCTGACTCAAGACCCGATACTAACCATAAGAGACCGCGAGGGAGAAGACTATTGTATTCAGGCTAAATACCTACTCGATGCCAGTGGGTTTGGTCGAGTGCTACCTAGATTATTAGATCTGGAGAAGCCCTCTTGCCTACCGAGCCGCACCGCCGTATTTACCCATATTCAGGATAATATCGACCCCAGTGCCCAGGAAAATGTCCATTTCGATCGGCAGAAGATTCTAATCAGTGTTCATCCTGAAAATAAAGATATCTGGTACTGGTTGATCCCCTTGAGTGACAGCAGGTGTTCATTAGGCGTTGTAGCCGAGCCACATCTCTTGGGGGATGCCGAAGCCGATCTGCAGACAGTGCTCATGGAGATGATAAAACAGGAACCAAACTTACACCGACTCTTAGCCAATGCCGAGGTAGTACGGGAATGCTCACTGCTCAAGGGATATTCCGCTAATGTCACCACCCTTGCTACCGACAAATTTGCCTTACTGGGCAATGCCGGAGAGTTTCTCGACCCCGTTTTTTCTTCTGGGGTAACTATCGCTATGCAATCAGCCTCCATGGCGGCTAAATGTGTCGTCAGACAACTCAATGGTGAAGAGTTGGACTGGGATAACGAGTACGCTAAGCCTCTTATGCGCGGCGTCGATACTTTTAGAACCTATGTCGAGGCTTGGTATGATGGCCGTTTCCAGGAGATCATTTTTTTCGATGCTCCCGATAATAAGATCAAGCAGATGATCTGCTCCATCTTAGCCGGATACGCCTGGGATGAAACCAACCCCTTCGTGAGTGACTCGGCGCGTCGCTTAAACATGATTGTCGAATTATGCAGATAA